Below is a genomic region from Corvus hawaiiensis isolate bCorHaw1 chromosome 24, bCorHaw1.pri.cur, whole genome shotgun sequence.
TGTGGTGAGGGAGCTTTTGTGGTCAGGAGGGCTCCATGGAGCAGCAGGCTGATGGATGGGAAATAACGGGGGACAGCAAAGGGGAGAGCGAGGATGCTTGGTGGCACCCAAGGGTGCAGCGGTGGAGGTATCAAGGTGCAGAAATTGGCTCGTAAATGCAGTAGATCTTGCtggtggggcacagggaggtgaGAAGTGGCCGGAATAAGCTTTTACCAGCCTTGGGAGGAAGGACAAAATGCTGAGGGCAATCGTCTTCTCAGTGTTCCCGCTAGATGGGGATGGAGGCATTGTCAGAGCGCTCTCGCCGCGCCCGCGGGGAGCTCCCGGCCCTCGCCCCCGCGTCCTCTCGGGTGGCCACGGTGCCAGCCGGGGGTCATGACCCAGCTCCCCGGGGTGGCTCAGGGCTGATGGGGTCTCTCTTCTCCCACAGATGCTGCAGGACTGCCCCAAAGCCCGCAGGGAAGTGGAGCTGCACTGGCGAGCGTCGCAGTGCGCGCACATCGTCCGCATCATGGACGTCTACGAGAACCTCTACCAGGGCAGGAAGTGCCTGCTCATCGTCATGGAGTGGTGAGTGCCCACCGAGGAGCACCCGGCCCTGCAGGGCGGTGGGGTGGTGCCAAAAGAGGGGTGGGCATCTTCCAGCACCGGGGATGCCAGGGGGATGCAGCCCGTGAGCCGCAGCGATGCCGACCCGGGCAGAGGAGCTGGCGTTGGAGGGACGGGGACACGGCAGGGGCTGCGCCGGCTCTGAGTCATTCTGAAAACGCGCTCGGCTCTGCAAGGCTCAGGGCCTGTGGTTCTCACAGGTGGGTCATAACCAAACTGGCTTTGGCCATCGAAAGCCGGAGTAGGCAGCGGGTTCCTGGCAGCCCAACAGCCTGCGGGGGATGCGTGGGGCGGCAGCCAAGCCGAGCTGGCACCTCTGGTACTGCCCTGGCACCTCCTGCAGCGGCAGCTGAGCGGCTCTGGTTTGGGTAGGTGCTTGGTATTAACCTGGggacgaggaggaggaatgAAGGGGAAAGTATTGAAACCACATCCCAACCGCAGCTGTGATTTAATGCAGCTTCCTTGCCAAAACCTCTCCTCTGGCAAGCTGGTAGATCGCCTGGGGGGGCAGCGGGTGCAGGAGCACCACGAGCAGCGCTGGGGCAGGCGGCacagcagcccccagagcagctcctgtggggGAACAGGCACCTGAGAACCACCCTGGGCAgccagggatgggaaagggctgtggggtggggaaAGAAAGAGTGGCTGAGGGGTAGGAGGAGGGTCTCCTGTGACCGAGGGATGCTCTGGGGTAACGCCCGTCACAAGGCAGGGTTTGacttccagcaggagcagggtgtGTCTCCATCCTCACAGGCTCTGGATCCATCCTGACGGGCTCTGTGCAGCACAGGGCCCCGGGGGCTGCAGGATATTGCTGTTGCAGATGTCGAGTGAATGTCAAGGAGATGCTATCGGGCCTGGGAAAGCCAAACTGTTTCTGCTTGAGTCAGATAAGGCAGGGGCAGGAAGTGCCCTTATCCCCGCTCTCATGGAGAATTCTCCCGGATCTCAGTCCTGATCTCTCTGGGAGCTGCATTTTCCCTGAGGGTACCTGGGGAGGAACCCCACCAATGGTTCCTCACATGGGAccttgctgtgctgcagtggggcccagcctctgcctcccccagcctggggaGCCCATTGTGACACTGCTGATGTCTCACTCCTCCCCTGAGCTTTGCTCAGCACTTCTGTGCTGGGTTATGGTGCTGCCGAGGGACTTGGCATGTGAGCAGAAGGAGGCCACGTGTGCTGGGAGTGCTCTCACCAACTTTGAGCCACGTTTGCTGCCTTTACTGTAAATGTGTTTCTGTGGGCTGCTGGGGTGACCACGTCCGCCCGCgcctctgccagcacagagccGCTGCCCTGCTCGTTTCGGGAAGGAGGAGGCTCTGAAACAcctcagaagcagcagcccaAGGACTTGGATAAGGGGATTGTTTCCTGCTGAGCTcgtgcagctcctggctgagcagcagagggTTTGGGGCAGCTTGTGGCAGTGTGAGATGGACCCGCAGCGTGTAACACTGCACGTTTCTCTTCCAGCTTGGATGGCGGGGAGCTCTTCAGCCGGATTCAGGACAGGGGAGACCAGGCCTTCACAGAGCGGGGTATGGAGCCCACATCCTGCTGGGGTTTCAGTCCAGCCCATCCCCTCAATGCCCTTTTTAATCCCCAGCAGAGTTTTGCACTGAGGAATGAGGGATGTGGGTGCAAGGGCCCTGCTTTTCATGTGCACTTGAGAGCAGGGTTAGGGGCTGTTCCACACCCTGTCCATCCCGCTCAGAAACACCCATCTCCCTCAAAAAATGAAGTCCACTGGCTGTGGTTCTTGTGGATCTCATTGATCTCATTCCCTCTACTCCTGTGGCCAGGAAAAGCAACCACACACCCCAAACTCTGAGCCTGTTGCCCCCTTGACTTCCCATCCTAAGGGGAagcctttcccagctggatTCCTTGCTGATTGGGTGTCCTAAATGGTGCAAGCCCCTCCTTGGTATTAGGGTCAGGGGCTGGACtctgccccatcccttcccCTGGGGCTTGCTAGGAGTTGCAGGCTCCTTACCCAGAGATGGAGAGTGGCAGAGGCTCCATGGCAAGGGGGACTTCAAGGAGAGAAAACCCCTTCGACCTCAGCCAGGTTCTTTGACTCCTGGTTGGTGGAGTTACCCAGAGAGTGGTGCCCTTTTTTTACTTGGTTGTGAAGGCTTCTGATGGTTTCTTTGCTCCTTCAGAGGCTTCAGAGATCATGAAGAGCATTGGGGAAGCCATCCAGTACCTGCACTCGATCAACATCGCGCACCGGGACGTGAAGGTACCACCCTGGGCCCCCCtcggctgtgccagggccaggctgccccagccctgctgctcactcctccttccctgtgtgTTCCCAGCCGGAAAACCTCCTGTACACCTCCAAGAGGCCCAACGCTGTGCTGAAACTCACCGACTTCGGCTTCGCCAAGGAAACCACCACGCACAACTCCCTGGCCACCCCGTGCTACACGCCCTACTACGTGGGTGAGTGCCTGGGGGTCTGGGCTCGGGGGtttgcagggctgggtggggtTTGGAGGGTGCCACGTCCATCCCATCACCTCTGCATCCAGCCTGGAGCCTGAGCTGCCgcagggagctggggacaaCACTGCACTGCTCCAGGCAGCGCTTCCCAGAGTGCCCGGAGCTGCGGGCGGCTCTTGGTGTCTCCGTGGGACGTCAGAGCCCTCTCACCCAGTGCTGCCGCTTGGATTtaggattttctttctgtcttcacCAGCCCCAGAGGTGCTGGGCCCAGAGAAGTATGACAAGTCCTGTGACATGTGGTCCCTCGGTGTCATCATGTACATTCTGTAAGTCTGAGGgttcctctccctcctgccgggctcagctcctggcactgcctTGTGCCCTGCAGGTGCTCCTGGGGAGAGTTTTGGGGTGGCACATTGACTCTGTTCCCTCTCCTGGTGCAGGCTGTGCGGGTACCCCCCCTTCTACTCCAACCACGGCCTGGCCATCTCTCCTGGCATGAAGAAGCGAATCCGAATGGGCCAGTACGAGTTCCCCAATCCTGAATGGTCCGAAGTGTCAGAGGAAGGTAAATGTGCTCCCTGCGgtggctgtccccaggctgagGTCTCCTTTTGAAGGCTGGGGGGAGCCTGGGTGTGTTGGGGTCACCTCTCAGGGCTGCAGCGTCGTCACCTCTGCTGGAGAGGCTTTTGCTGCAGGCTTTGTGCAGGGTCAGGTGTGTGGCACACAGGAGGGGTGTGCAGGGGttttggggctggggttggagcTCTGGAGAGccctctgggagctgctggctcctgaCCCTGCCCAAACCCTTGCAGTGAAGCAGCTGATCCGCAACCTGCTGAAGACAGACCCGACCCAGCGCATGACGATAACGGAGTTCATGAACCACCCCTGGATCATGGTGAGTGTGGGGatggagtgggatgggatgggatgggatgggatgggatgggatgggatgggatgggatgggatgggatgggatgggatggatgccTGGGGCTCCCAGCTGACACTTCTCCCCTCTCCCGGCAGCAATCCATGCAGGTGCCCCAGACCCCGCTGCACACCAGCCGTGtgctgaaggaggagaaggacctGTGGGAGGATGTGAAGGTAAAGCCTCGCTCTGTCCCTGTCCGCAGCGCTCTGCACCCGGCTGTCACCTGGGCACTGTCCTCTCCTGTCTTACTGCAAACATtcaccgtccctggaagtgttagAAActgtgcagatgtggcacttggggacaggatTTAGTGGTGGAGTGGCCGTGTTGGGTTAACcatggaatcagagaatggtttgggttggaagggacctcaaatgCATGGAGCagccactgtcccaggctgctccaagccctgtccagcctggcctgggacactgccagggatccaggggcagccacagctgctctgggaattccgtcccagcccctctccaccctcacagggcaGAACATGGTTGGGCTCAATcatcttggagggcttttccaacctgatcACTTCCACGATTCCAGTTTGGTGTGAGCGTGCTGGctctggggcagagctgtgcttgggAGGGAGCTGGAAAATTTGGCAGTGGGACACTCAGGCTCTGGGGACCCTGGGGGGGCTTTGCTGATGGCTCTGTGCCCGCTGCCCGCAGGAGGAGATGACCAGTGCTCTGGCCACCATGAGAGTGGACTACGAACAAATCAAGATCAAGAAAATCGAGGATTCCTCGAACCCGTTGctgatgaagaggaggaagaaagccAACCCCCCCGAGCCCGCCGCGCTCCCCCACTGAgggcccccgcgcccgccggcCCTCGAGAAAGCaataactatatatatatatttttaaaaaaaaaaaaagacaaaaagaaacagactgTTCTATCGAGCGCATGGAATTCAGACATTTATACCAGACTAGTTATTTTTAGCTACTCACCTGTGTTTCTGACCTTTCTGGAGCAGGTGGTAAGAGCCCCCCTGAGATCCACACCTGCAGCCAGGGATTTTTGTCCTGTAGGTGAACGCCGCCAATaattggatttttatttttcttttgtgaaacagttttgatttatatatatatattttttttttctccttccttccaaagACATGGAAACTCCTGTGGTGACCTTTTTAGGGTATATAAcgtataaatattttttaaaaactactgtAGAGCTGAAACCCAGACAGTGTTCCCTGTGTGGATGCTGGCTAGAGACGGGCTCCAGGCttgggagcggggcagggaaggagagctgcCCTCCCCCCTGTCCTGCTGGCATGAGGGGGGGTCCCTGTGGCCACCAGAACTGCTGCTGTTAAAGCACAGGAGCCAAAAAGCAGCGCCCCACCCCTCCCTGAGCTGAGCTGGAGCCTGGATCTGCCTGGCAGCGCCGTCCGTCTGTCCGTGCGTGGGGTGTGTGTCGTGTCCctgagcctggagctgctcgTGGCTCCCCCTCCGTGGCCTGGACCTGTGCCTGGAACACAGCTCTGACCtcaggggtgggcagggggtgggcaggagctcctgcagccccagccctgcagggatgtGTTACAGGTGTGTCCCCCCTGACCCCATGCCCAGCCCCGGGGAGGTGCTGCCCTGGGGACAAGTGGGTGGCAGGAGAGGGGTGGAGGTGGCACAGCTTGAGCCAGGATGGCAGCGCTGACCCctccctggctggggctgggggagctgctgcccccCCAGTGTggctcctgctgggagcagggcgGCTGCTCTGAAGTCTTTAGTCcatgaattattattattattattattatttgtcaCGATGTTTCACTTCGTTAAATGTGTTTGAATGGggaaaaacaactttttaagGCAATGTTTAGTTTTTAGGCAATCTTTTAGACACTGTAtggaattttaatttgttttgaaaaccggtttttatccctttttttttttcctttttttttaattatttttgtctgttgGCTTATACTAATCTTCCCGGTCTGCTCTTCGGTCCTTTGGATTAAAGACACTTCAAGCGTCACCCAGTCTCTCCTCCTTGCTTGTGTGGCTGTGAAGAGTCCCCCCagttctcctgctgctctccccgTGTCCtaaaattgctcttttttcccccagagagGCTGAGCTCCGCAGGATGTTCTCCAGGGGCACAACATCCCTTTACCTGGGGACAGCTGCTCGAGCTTtggtggctgctgcagagcgAGTTCCCTCCCCAGCATGTGTCACCCGCCCTGGGCTAGGGCTTTGGGACGGTGTGGGGTGATGGTGTGGGATGGTGTGGGGTGATGGTGTGGGATGGTGTGGGGTGATGGTGTGGGATGGTGTGGGACGGTGTGGAACAGTGTGGGATGGTGTGGGATGGTGTGGGGTGATGGTGTGGGATGATgcaggatggggtgggatggtgTGGGATGATGTGGGGTGGTGTGGGATGATGTGGGATGATATAGGACGGTGTGGGGTGGTGGTGTGGAATGGTGTGAGACGGTGTGGGATGGTGTGGGATTATGTGGGGTGGTGTGGGACGATGGTGTGGGACGGTGTGGGGTGGTGTAGGATGATGATGTGGGATGGTGTGGGACGGTGTGGGGTGGTGTGGGATGGTGTAGGATGATATACGACGGTGTGGGATGGTGTGGGGTGGTGTGGAGGGTGTAGGATGATGGTGTGGGATGATGTGGGACAGTGTGGGGCGGTGTGGGATGATGGTGTGGGATGATGTGGGATGATGTAGGATGGTGTGGGATGATGTGGGACAGTGTGGGGTGGTGTGGGATGATGGTGTGGGATGATGTGGGACAGTGTGGGGCGGTGTGGGATGATGGTGTGGGATGATGTGGGATGATGTAGGATGGTGTGGGATGATGTGGGACGGTGTGGGGTGGTGTGGGGCGGTGTGGGATGATGTGGGATGATGTAGGATGATGTGGGATGATGTGGGACGGTGTGGGGTGGTGTGGGGCGGTGTGGGATGATGTGGGATGATGTAGGATGGTGTGGGATGATGTGGGACGGTGTGGGGCGGTGTGGGATGATGTGGGATGATGTAGGATGGTGTGGGATGATGTAGGATGGTGTGGGATGATGTGGGACAGTGTGGGGTGGTGTGGGATGATGGTGTGGGATGATGTGGGACGGTGTGGGGCGGTGTGGGATGATGGTGTGGGATGATGTGGGATGATGTAGGATGGTGTGGGATGATGTGGGGCAGTGTGGGGTGGTGTGGGGCGGTGTGGGATGATGTGGGATGATGTAGGATGGTGTGGGATGATGTGGGACGGTGTGGGGCGGTGTGGGGCGGTGTGGGATGATGTGGGACGGTGTGGGGCGGTGTGGGATGATGGTGTGGGATGATGTGGGATGATGTAGGATGGTGTGGGATGATGTGGGGCAGTGTGGGGTGGTGTGGGGCGGTGTGGGATGATGTGGGATGATGTAGGATGGTGTGGGATGATGTGGGGCAGTGTGGGGTGGTGTGGGGCGGTGTGGGATGATGTGGGATGATGTAGGATGGTGTGGGATGATGTGGGACGGTGTGGGGCGGTGTGGGGCGGTGTGGGATGATGGTGTGGGACACTCGGGACACGTGGCCGTGGGTGCTGCGCCCGGGTGCCGGCAGGGGACACTGCACGTCCGGTGTCGGGGGTGCTGCGGCTGCCAGCGGCTGTGCCCGGTCCCCGCTGTCACCTCgggggctgcgggagctgctgccgctgcccgTGCCGGTGCTGGCTGCGGGAGAGGAGGAAGTGGTGAGGTCCCCACGTGCCTTCCTCACCCTCATCATCTCCTGCTGGGGAGGAAGTGGGATGGATGGTCCTGCCACGGCTCGCTGGGCTCTCTGGTGCATCCCTGCTTTGTTTGCCAGagcaagagggaatggcttcaggctgggagagagcaggtttaggctggacatcaggaagaaatccttccctgggagggtgggcaggccctggcacagggtgcccagagaagctgtggctgcccctggatccctggcagtggccaaggccaggctggatgggcttggagcagcctgggatagtgggaggtgtggcaggggtggcactgggtgtctttaagctcccttcccacccaaaccactgTGTTTCTaagcagcagaggggctgcaggggggtcAAATCCCACAAAGATGCTGTGAGAGGGGAGCTGGGAACAGCCACGAGGAGCTTCAGCCACCTCCTCCAGCCTCCGCTGCGAACCTGAGCCAGGAGGAGCCTCTTGGGCTGCCCAGCTCCGCAGCAGTGAGTCCCTCCCTGGCACTGGCCCAGGCCTGGTGCTCGAtgcctgctctcctcaggagaGGAAACGTGGCTGCTGCACACACACCCAGCAGGCAGAGTGTGAGGCTCTGGCAGAGTGTGAGGCACGGGCAGAGTGTGAGGCTCTGGCAGGGTGTGAGGCACGGGCAGGGTGTGAGGCACGGGCAGAGTGTGGGGCACGGGCAGAGTGTGAGGCACGGGCAGAGTGTGAGGCACGGGCAGGgtgtgaggcactggcagagtGTGGGGCACAGGCAGAGTGTGGGGCACAGGCAGGGTGTGGGGCACGGGGAGAGTGTGAGGCACTGGCAGGGTGTGAGGCACGGGCAGGGTGTGAGGCACGGGCAGGGTGTGAGGCACGGGCAGGGTGTGGGGCACAGGCAGGGTGTGGGGCACAGGCAGGGTGTGGGGCACGGGGAGAGTGTGGGGCACTGGCAGAGTGTGGGGCACGGGCAGAGTGTGGGGCACGGGCAGAGTGTGGGGCACTGGCAGAGtgtgaggcacaggcagggtgTGGGGCACGGGCAGAGTGTGAGGCACGGGCAGAGTGTGAGGCACGGGCAGGGTGTGAGGCACGGGCAGAGTGTGGGGCACGGGCAGAGTGTGAGGCACTGGCAGGGTGTGAGGCACGGGCAGGGTGTGGGGCATGGGCAGGGTGTGAGGCACGGGCAGGGTGTGAGGCACGGGCAGGGTGTGAGGCACGGGCAGAGTGTGGGGCACAGGCAGGGTGTGGGGCGCGGGGAGAGTGTGGGGCATGGGCAGGGTGTGAGGCATGGGCAGGGTGTGAGGCACGGGCAGGGTGTGAGGCACGGGCAGGGTGTGAGGCATGGGCAGAGTGTGGGGCACGGGGAGAgtgtgaggcactggcagagtGTGGGGCACTGGCAGAGTGTGAGGCACGGGCAGGGTGTGGGGCACGGGCAGGGTGTGAGGCATGGGCAGAGTGTGGGGCACGGGGAGAgtgtgaggcactggcagagtGTGGGGCACGGGCAGAGTgtggggcaggggcagagtgTGAGGCATGGGGAGAgtgtgaggcactggcagagtgtgaggcactggcagagtGTGAGGCACGGGGAGAGTGTGAGGCATGGGCAGAgtgtgaggcactggcagagtGTGGGGCACTGGCAGAgtgtgaggcactggcagagtgtgaggcactggcagggtgtgaggcacaggcagggtgTGGGGCACGGGCAGGGTGTGGGGCACGGGGAGAgtgtgaggcactggcagagtGTGGGGCACGGGCAGAGTgtggggcaggggcagagtgTGGGGCATGGGCAGAGTGTGAGGCATGGGGAGAGTGTGGGGCACGGGCAGGGTGTGGGGCACGGGCAGGGTGTGAGGCACTGACAGGgtgtgaggcactggcagagtGTGGGGCACTGGCAGAGTGTGAGGCATGGGGAGAgtgtgaggcactggcagagtGTGGGGCACGGGGAGAgtgtgaggcactggcagagtgtgaggcactggcagagtGTGAGGCACGGGGAGAgtgtgaggcactggcagagtGTGAGGCACGGGCAGGGTGTGAGGCACGGGGAGAGTGTGAGGCATGGGCAGAGTGTGGGGCACTGGCAGGGTGTGGGGCACTGGCAGAGtgtgaggcacaggcagagTGTGAGGCACGGGCAGAgtgtgaggcactggcagagtGTGAGGCACGGGGAGAGTGTGAGGCACGGGCAGAGTGTGAGGCACTGGCAGGGtgtgaggcacaggcagggtgtgaggcacaggcagggtgTGGGGCACGGGCAGAGTGTGGGGCACGGGGAGAGTGTGGGGCACGGGCAGAGTGTGAGGCACGGGCAGGGtgtgaggcacaggcagggtgTGAGGCACGGGCAGGGTGTGAGGCACGGGGAGAGTGTGGGGCACGGGCAGAGTGTGAGGCACGGGCAGAGTGTGAGGTATGGGGAGAGTGTGGGGCACGGGCAGAGTGTGAGGCACGGGCAGGGTGTGGGGCACGGGCAGAGTGTGGGGCACGGGCAGAGTGTGGGGCACGGGCAGAGTGTGAGGCACTGGCAGGgcgtgaggcacaggcagggtgTGGGGCACGGGGAGAGTGTGGGGCACGGGGAGAGTGTGGGGCACGGGGAGAGTGTGAGGCACGGGCAGAGTGTGAGGCACGGGCAGGGTGTGAGGCACGGGCAGGGTGTGAGGCATGGGCAGGATTTTCCATCGCACAGTGCCCGCAAGGTCTCGCAGGCTTGCGCAGGTTCAacgttttggaaaaaaacccagaagattGTCTAAACAAACGTAATCCTGGTAATGAACCCCGAGGCTGTGTCAGGGGGATGAGGTTCAGGTTTCTTCTGTTACTGAGATCCTGTTCTGGAAATTACGGTGCTCACTGACACAAATCTCAACTCCGGTGGGATGATTTGTGGcttgaaatgttttttgtgtgtgtttggggagggaagagcagagtgGGCACCCATGGCTGATTTTTCCCCTCCGTTCCCCTCAATTTCGCACTGGTATTGAAGCCATCAGTGGAGAGAGGGTCTCCCAGGGTGGTCCTGAAGCTTCCCAGGCTTTCCTGAATGTCCCAACTCCTGGAAAAGAAGGGGTGCACAAGGTGTCACCCCATCCACCCTccaccttccctccctccccagcacaaaTGTCCCTCTGGAGGGGATTTGCCCTCCATGCTGCTGCACCCAGGCTCTCTTTCTGTCACTGCTTTCAGTGGCTGGGTGGATAAAccccagctctgttttctgtaaAGCTGTTGATACTAAAAGGAATAGCTGGGGCAGTGTGGGTGGCTGGTGAGAACAGGCTCACTCACCCAGGGCCGTATCTCGTTGCTTTTAGACTTGAAACCCAAATTTTGGGGCAGATCTGCTCACAAGGCGCTGTAAAGAAATGGGCTGGGGAGCAGCGGAGAGGgcagaggagagctgctggagtgctGTGGGCTCTGTGCCCCCTGGGATCAGGTAAgggtgggaaaagcagcaggaaggaatCCAATTTGGTTTGGGGAAGATGAGATGGACTCACACATTGTGGCAAGGGGCTGGaaggagatgagctttaaggtcccttccagaaATATTCTGGGGTTCTGTGGTTTGGGAAACACAacccaggggcagccaggaTATAAAATCTTGGATTGAGGTGCAGGTCTGGGACCTGTGGGAGGTGATGGCCACAGTTATTTGCAGGAGtcagctgcagtgggagcagagtatggaaacctGTGGGGACCTGCGAGCTGCTGACTCCAGAGGAATTTGTGAAAGATTCACTGCaacatttgaaattttttaGTAGTTAGTAGAAAAATAACCCCTCTCTCCTCACCCCACctgctttatttttagcatCAAGCTTcctgctaaggaaaaaaaagcaaaaaaccctctATATTTCTCGCTTTTGAGGTGATTTTGATCAAAAgtctggctctgctccaggcagaTCATCGGTGTTTGCTGCTACCAGAGGGGTGAATCACGAAGATCTCTGTTCTTAGTCTGTCAACACGAGAAGTGTCTGCTGCTCTTGCAAGGATGGAGGTGAAGCCCCTTCCTCCAGTCGTGGTTTGCTGTGCTCCCGTGGTGTTGATCAACTCTGGACAGCCCCAGGAGGACAAAATGTCCTGTGGCTCGTGTGGATGAGCAGGAGGAAGGCGCGTTGTGCAATGGCACTCGAGGAGCCCTCGGCTGGTTGCTGTTTCACTACTGCCCTTTGTTCTGTGATGATGAGGATTATTTACTATTTATTGCACTTATTTACCACTGGGAGTAGTTGTTTTTCCATGCCTGGGCTCTCAGGacttgcagagctgctctcagtctgctggcagccagctgcCACCTTCTGCCAGACAGGGAGGCTTTGGCTTGGTTGCCTGTCTGCCCTGGGTCGATTTGTACCCTGGGCACGGCTCCTTGGCAAGCTGGACACCTCAAAAAGGCAAAGATTCAGTGCAAAATCAGTCGATGGCTGTATTTTTCTAAGCATTAGGACCAGGCACATCAGGGGAATGTCAGGATTTCCTGGTGCGAGGCTTGGCATGAGCATGGCTAAATCGCTTAATGCTCAGAAAACGGTGGATTTATGAAAGATCCATTGGCTTGCTCagacctggggctgcagggatccTGCTGAGGGCTGGCTGTAAAGTGGCAGGTGCTGATGGAAATCTGGCTGTGAAAGCAAAAGAACGAGATGTGATTTTTGCTCAGAGTAAGGTTCTCTCCAGAAATTGCCCCATCGGGGTAAAACAGGCCCACAGGAATCCTGCTCTAGGCTTTTGCAGCGCCTTTTCCAGCCAGGAAAGGCAAAGCTGTTCCTCAGTGCTCTGAAAATGAGACCCAGCAGGTTGTGGAGAGGCTGTGTGAGATGTGCCAGTCACAGCAGCTGGGCTCAGCATTGCAAAAGAGTCAGGAAACCAAGTTTCAGCTCAGAAAAAAGTAAATCTGGTGTTACTGCCAGGAAAGGAACCTTGTAGTCCAGCTCTGGAGCAAAGGAGATTGTTTGGTTGCTTCAGGGTGTGATGAAATGGTGGAGAGACCCTGCCAAGAGGCCAAAGGCAACAGGTCACAAGGCAGAAGATGAGAACTGGCTGTGTCAAACCTCTGAATCGCCACCCCTGAGCAACACCCTGAGGTGTTCTCCCTGCACTGTGGGCTGGAATCTCCATCTCCTCTTCCACTGGAAAGCCCAGAGAAGTGCTCTGATTTCAGCACCTGGAGGGTGCAGGGAatctggcagggatgggaagcagttccatctcttccttcccctgcatcgCCACCCAACAGCCCCGGGAGCGCCAGTGCCTGTGTCCCACGCTCTGTCACAGGTCAATGCACcgctggctgggctggcaccaGAAATGCCACAGGGCTGGTGCATCTCTGTGCCCTCACGTTGTCATTGCTGCTTCGTGGACTTTTGATACTTAAAGGAGGCTTTTAAGGAAGGTGGGGATGAACAGCTCAGAAGAGCTCGTTGTGAGACGACAGGGGA
It encodes:
- the MAPKAPK2 gene encoding MAP kinase-activated protein kinase 2 — encoded protein: MLSGAPPPPAGFPSPPPPQPPPPPPPAAPPHGPPPFPGKGGLQIRKNAITDDYKVTTQVLGLGINGKVLEIFSKKSGEKFALKMLQDCPKARREVELHWRASQCAHIVRIMDVYENLYQGRKCLLIVMECLDGGELFSRIQDRGDQAFTEREASEIMKSIGEAIQYLHSINIAHRDVKPENLLYTSKRPNAVLKLTDFGFAKETTTHNSLATPCYTPYYVAPEVLGPEKYDKSCDMWSLGVIMYILLCGYPPFYSNHGLAISPGMKKRIRMGQYEFPNPEWSEVSEEVKQLIRNLLKTDPTQRMTITEFMNHPWIMQSMQVPQTPLHTSRVLKEEKDLWEDVKEEMTSALATMRVDYEQIKIKKIEDSSNPLLMKRRKKANPPEPAALPH